A window of Ipomoea triloba cultivar NCNSP0323 chromosome 2, ASM357664v1 contains these coding sequences:
- the LOC116010886 gene encoding uncharacterized protein LOC116010886: MSANGTWDEGVINDLFIAEDVSLHPSNDINTASEFTAWDKIWKLPVPPKVRNLIWRCVRNILPVWACSDNVLQGCGFAEFVEAKLLNTDVQHGVRMAAIFWCLWQGLNSSKPAGAPAVIRALWNPPTAGRLKCNIDAVVFGNRAGFGAVVRDHDGAFVAAVGGQLECGPDPYLAEAMAVREALSWLKGLGLPNVDLEFDCLNLCNAYNSLALDLSYVGFVIKQCHLIANDMGIVIVQHIGRSANQMTHALVRATGSSSVPISWVSSPPACISAFF, from the exons ATGTCAGCGAATGGGACGTGGGATGAAGGTGTGATTAATGATCTGTTTATTGCGGAGGATGTCTCACTGCAC CCATCCAATGATATTAACACTGCTAGTGAGTTTACGGCATGGGATAAAATTTGGAAGCTCCCAGTGCCGCCAAAGGTCCGCAATCTAATTTGGAGATGTGTTCGTAATATTTTACCG GTTTGGGCTTGTTCTGATAATGTTTTGCAAGGATGTGGGTTTGCTGAATTTGTTGAAGCTAAACTCCTAAATACTGACGTCCAGCATGGGGTTCGCATGGCAGCTATTTTTTGGTGTTTATGGCAA GGTCTTAATAGTTCGAAACCTGCAGGAGCTCCTGCTGTGATTCGAGCACTGTGGAATCCTCCTACGGCGGGAAGGTTAAAGTGCAATATTGATGCGGTTGTGTTTGGTAACAGGGCGGGCTTCGGAGCAGTGGTGCGTGATCATGATGGTGCTTTTGTGGCTGCAGTTGGTGGGCAACTCGAGTGCGGACCAGACCCTTATTTAGCAGAGGCAATGGCTGTCAGAGAAGCTTTGTCATGGCTTAAGGGGCTGGGTTTGCCTAATGTTGATCTAGAGTTTGAttgtttaaatttgtgtaatgcTTATAATTCTCTTGCTTTGGACTTATCGTATGTGGGTTTTGTTATTAAGCAATGTCACCTCATTGCTAACGATATGGGCATTGTTATTGTGCAGCATATCGGGAGGTCAGCGAACCAAATGACTCATGCATTAGTTAGGGCGACTGGTTCTTCTTCTGTCCCTATTTCGTGGGTTTCTTCCCCACCTGCTTGTATTTCGGCTTtcttttga